From one Streptomyces sp. NBC_01478 genomic stretch:
- a CDS encoding SGNH/GDSL hydrolase family protein, with amino-acid sequence MQPTRRTALVATTTTALSALVATNPARAEGSSAHSVAHWVNTWTAMPQLTEPGNLPPAPFTGTRSVLVDTTLRQTLRVTTGGRKLRLRFSNAYGDTPLPLTAVTLALPRDGRAGASAIVPGSGRPVTFAGRGSATVPVAAQLVSDPLDLDLRAATVLTVTTYLATGQPSLALTSHPGSRTTSYLQTGDRTQDEDLPGATPVDHWYLLSDVEVLAPRTTTAVAILGDSLTDGRGSTTNANDRWPDQLYDRLRTHPATAAVAILNQAAGGNRVLDDGLGPNVLARLDRDILSRSGVTRLIVFEGVNDIGTAAATPAAQHRVTEDLLAAYGQIVVRAHAQGIRVYGATLLPFGGNTYDDPAGERESSRRAVNSWIRDAGCFDAVLDFDRAVRDPADPRRLLPALQVGDWLHLNPAGYGVLAATVPAGLLR; translated from the coding sequence GTGCAGCCCACGAGACGGACCGCGCTCGTCGCCACGACAACGACGGCACTGTCGGCCCTGGTCGCCACCAACCCCGCACGCGCCGAGGGAAGTTCGGCCCATTCCGTCGCGCACTGGGTGAACACCTGGACGGCGATGCCCCAGCTCACGGAACCCGGCAACCTGCCACCGGCACCGTTCACCGGGACCAGGTCGGTCCTCGTCGACACCACCCTGCGCCAGACGCTCCGCGTCACCACCGGGGGCCGGAAGCTCCGCCTGCGCTTCTCCAACGCCTACGGCGACACCCCGCTTCCGCTCACCGCCGTGACGCTGGCGCTCCCGCGGGACGGCAGGGCGGGAGCGAGCGCGATCGTGCCCGGCAGCGGCAGACCGGTCACTTTCGCCGGGCGCGGCTCGGCGACCGTCCCCGTCGCCGCCCAACTGGTCTCCGACCCACTGGACTTGGACCTGCGCGCAGCGACCGTCCTGACCGTGACGACCTACCTGGCAACGGGCCAGCCCTCACTCGCGCTCACCTCGCACCCGGGCTCGCGCACGACGTCGTATCTCCAGACCGGAGATCGCACGCAGGACGAGGACCTGCCCGGGGCCACCCCGGTCGACCACTGGTATCTGCTGAGCGACGTGGAGGTCCTGGCCCCGCGCACCACCACGGCCGTGGCGATCCTGGGCGACTCGCTCACCGACGGCCGGGGCTCCACGACCAACGCCAACGACCGCTGGCCCGACCAGCTCTACGACCGCCTCCGTACCCACCCCGCCACCGCCGCCGTGGCGATCCTGAACCAGGCCGCCGGCGGCAACCGCGTCCTCGACGACGGCCTCGGCCCCAACGTCCTCGCCCGCCTCGACCGGGACATCCTCTCCCGCAGCGGAGTCACCCGGCTCATCGTCTTCGAGGGCGTCAACGACATCGGCACCGCCGCCGCGACCCCCGCCGCCCAACACCGGGTCACGGAAGACCTGTTGGCCGCCTACGGCCAGATCGTCGTCCGCGCCCACGCGCAGGGCATCCGGGTCTACGGCGCGACCCTGCTCCCCTTCGGCGGCAACACCTACGACGACCCGGCGGGCGAACGAGAGTCCTCCCGCCGGGCGGTCAACTCCTGGATCCGCGACGCCGGTTGCTTCGACGCGGTGCTCGACTTCGACCGCGCCGTACGCGACCCCGCCGACCCGCGCCGGCTGCTCCCGGCCCTCCAGGTCGGCGACTGGCTGCACCTCAATCCGGCGGGGTACGGGGTGCTGGCCGCGACGGTCCCCGCCGGACTGCTGCGTTAG